GTtagttaaatattatcttattcaTGAGACCGTTCTTGATGCGgcagaaattaataaaaaagaatctgTTTTCCTTTTGGGGAAACCTAGTAAGAATAATTcccatttttattctaataatatctaaGACAATTTCAATaccaattttattcttttttctagcaAAAGATATATGTggttttcatataaaattaggAGTATCACTTTcatatatctttaaaagaaatgCCAATAATACATTGGAAGATTTTCTAAAAGATTTTCaacataaagaatatttaatatttgtggatattaaggaaaaaattatttttgtggtactaaaaaaaaacatagaacagaatgaaatattaaaagcatACTTTCATGCTTGCCTATGTGGCATATTAACAAGTATGACACAACGACTTCCAATTGTAAGTTTTTTTGATTGTTCACTATtgtcctttcattttttttccttaacttATTGACTACTTATATGTCTCCTTTTAGGAATTGTTATTAACGACTGAAACATGTAAACCTTCATTTCctttaatacgtatatatcttctttctaaGAAATATCATAGCTCTTTTTCATCCATAGAAACTACCTTTTATGATACAAATActattattgaaaaagagtATCAAACTTTTGTAAAACATTTAGATGACAAAGGtacgtaatgataataaatagtagaataatgtttatataaaatacattgaatatttttaggaTGGAATTTGAAGATTAATCTTTTACCCATGAATTCATGGAGATGTGTATGGAAAAAATCCCAGAAATAACTATAAGATCagtcaagagagagagagagagagagagagagagagagagagagagaaagagaaagagagagaaaactttatttctagcattttataaaaatatgacacacctttttttaaatctgtaCAGTAAAGTCTTAGAAAATTTGAACTAAGACTCTTGTTCCTGTTTTGGACCAGTTTGTGATAAATGTTTCACTATATCGACCCAATCCCACCCTCGTggtctctctccttttccatcTGCTTTATTCCATTGTCTACGTTTTTGAGCTTTGCTTAGTTGTTCTTTCTTTGGCCTTTTTACAGCTTCTTCCGCCTttacgataaagaaatttttaattcttatatatttctttgttacaatataacagaatattaaatacatattttttttcatctaccTGTTGATtctcatttgatattttaagtTTACTGGTTTGTGAATTTATTTCTGCAATAGAATCTGGTTGCATAGATAATAATTCTGTAAGATGCTCTTGAACATACTGGAACAACGTATATGTCATGGCACTACCTAACCATTGATCTGCTTCTGCTTCTAATTGTTTCACTAATTCATCCTTTACTTCTTGCACACTATATATTCCAATTATTTACCTTTAATCAAAACCATAGAATACGAAAAAAATCAGATGACCTTGTCAACTCACTTACATGTGCTTATTGTAAAATGTATTCATATTGATGTTTGGCCTTTCAGATGGATATGTCGCACTCCATGAAATTTCCAATAGGAATGACTTCATGTCATTATCTTCTCCAtactgtatataaaaatatatttagacgcaaatatttacattaaaagtgacattttcttttttttttttccaaaaaaaaaaaaaaaaaaaaaaaacttggcAAAATGTCAAAAGTTGCTGAGGtctaattttacataaattaattctcgagtttttaattaatattcacaaGAGTACAAATAATGTGATGATTCGACgtgagaaaaatttgtttttcaagTGAAAATGAAACTTTTGCAATATATCGAACCTTGTATTGGAAGGTAGTGGGTGTTAACTGATTAAATGCTGGATCACCCTCATAAATAGAAAGTAgcacttctctttcttcctcttgtaATTCGACATCACTCATTTCCTTATTCCaactattttattctttataattttacacgTTTATATCTCAAGATTCGATCATGCGTTTTAGTTAGGTTAGAAATAAACTTCAACAAAGCTCcactttatattatagatgGCGTCAttctaaaaagatatatatatatagaatgaaaCCTTTGCGACTTCAGCGACAGATATGGACAATATATGAATTACAAGGCACAAGCGGAGAATAATGTTGCATACTACtgttgtatattatatagtaatagtaataatataataatattaataaatataaaaagaaatttttctcctGTAGGAAAAAACTATGAAGAAATGCAATGCTGGGAGTTTTATTTCATAGTTAGCGTGGAAACGAACTaatgatttgatttttataaaaataatgtataatatacaagtattttatatttattatttttaaccaaataattgattttaattacaaaatatatatactttatatacatttcttcGTAATATTTGATTGTGCTAATTATCTCAGATTGAAGTTGTATTTTTCAGCATGAAAGTGTTTTTATGTggcaataaataaaagaataatatttttttcacgtaataatatttatcaatgttatgtatcaaaaatattatttatttaaaagttctATTGAATAAATTCGTTGCAAAGGATCGGCATGTTTACAAGCAAGAATGGAGTATGCAAATTGGAATATGCAAAGGCGCAATTAACGCTTAATTAGATTCATTCTAGAAGGAAGTTACGAAGTGCAAAACGAATATATCAAACTTAGCACAGCTGCATTCTATATAACCAGCTGTAAATCACTCAGCTGATCGATGACGCGCAGTCGCAAATACAAttcaatacaaaaaaaaaaaaaaaaaaaaaaaaaaaaaaaaaaacaaaaaaaagaaaaagaaaaaatataaaaacatacaaaagaaaaaacaaaaattcaacTTTTTCAGGTGGTCATTTGTTTCTCATACGTTTTCTTGCAACCACTTCTACATTGGCTTTACTTCGTGAAATATAGTATAGAATTTGACGATTAGAAAATCTATTtgaaagagattgaaaaatatttcgtagatAAGATTTATATAGATTCGTCCGTTCCATATATGGTTAGATCTCCGGCGAAAATGTTTGTATCATTAACTTTGTACAATTAAGAAAGGAATAATCGTGTTCGATAGGGAATATTACGAGTAGAACGGACAAACGCAGtgaaaaagtaacaaaagatTCGTGAAAAGAGAAGtcgaaggaaatagaaaaaaatttctcttgcTAGACGCCATTATTGCTTCCCTCTGTCGTAACCAACGTTAAACGTATAGCCACGTACTTACGTGATTGTGTACAAACTCTGTTatcattaaatgaaattaaagaaatatcattgttTGATTAGTCTGTATGTTGAGAGGCACGTAGAAaacgttaattataaatttgttgcgccaatttatttttaagtgTTTACTTTTTGAGAATTTAACAACAAACTTCGTAAACCTAACCGTTCGTTCTTTAGGAAAGTTATGAAGCAAcgataaaatgtatgtatttaaaccGTTTGTCATTGTGAGGCATCGCTCACGATGCCTGGAACGGCCAAAAGCAAGAAGCGGACACAGAATAGTGTGCGatcataaaaatctttattccTATGGCGGATTTAATCCATGCATCGCCGATTATGATCGTGACATGAGAAATGATCGCATATGGCTCTCTAGTAAGCCACTCTTCAAAGAAATTTGGAAATTTAATTTGGCCACGAATCAATGGAAACGTTTACCTGGACGAGAAAATTTGCCAGATGAACTAGCATCTAACGCAGTGATCTTGAAGGGCAATGCATTGATAGTTTATGGTGGAACAGGTGTACCCTTTGGTGACAGCTGTAACAATCAGCTTTACGTGTGCAACGTCGATGATGGCAAAACAACGATAGTGCCAGCAAAGGGTGACATGCCAAAGCCACAATACGGACAAGCTCTGCTATTTCACGAGCCATATCTTTATACCATTGGTGGTACAACTGGCCGAGAATATACTTGCGATATTCacagatttaattttaaaactgGACTGTGGGAAAAGGTATACATTTGTACTGGAAAGGATTTGTCAGAACCAATGGGACGATATAGGCACGAGCTTGGATTTGATGGaaagaatatttatgttataggTGGAGGTACTGATTCCGAAGCTTTTAGTCTAGCAGTAAGTATTTTTTGTGCGAATACTATAATACTTCTTAcaaatactaaatatatatacattatatatatatatatatatatatggatttcAAGGAAATACCAACTTTTAAtctggaaaaaagaaaatggacgaTTTTAAATACTCAGGGCGATAGCGAAGATAATACAATTCCTGCTCCTAGACGCTGTCATGGCATAGTCCAATATATGGATGAAAAGACCGGTGTAACTTATGTTGTTATTTCTGGAGGTACGAATGGTACTTTTGTCTTTTCCGATGTTTGGAGACTAGACTTGAGTGAAATGCAATGGACTTGCTTAAGAAAATGTAAACTCCCACGTCccttattctttcattctgcTGCTTTAACTCCTCAAGGTCGTATGTATACTTTTGGTGGTGTAAGCATGCACCGTGATAAAGTAagtatcattttatcattcttgcacaagtaatattatattaaagattttgtcattttatcattttctaaaaTGTTTATTGCAGGCAGCAAGAACAGATGCTATTTATGCTGTTTGGTTAACAATACCTAAATTATCTGAGATATGTTGGCTagcattaaattattacatttcggATTTGAGAAAAAGATCACCTGATAAATTGCTTCACATTGGTATACCATTAAAATTCGTTCGAAGACTCGATCCTTGCATATAATCTACTTTACACTAACATTTCAGATACTTGTCATATATTTTGGAACATTGgtcattattatcggttatttattgaatgaacattataattatctttcaatATTGCTAGAATTCATTCatagtattttttaaaagcttcttttaaagtattttttaaaaagtaatttcttaagcttttttttttttttttaaatcagtaCAATAACGTAAGAAAAcagtaatcaatttttatatctaacgGAATTAATCAAGTTATaagttttattaacattattttattatcgaatgatttgatatacgaaaaaaaaaaaaaattttaccttgctagagaaagaatattaaaaattattaaaagtatcatgttcatgaatttttacattataaaatttctatagtATCATAAagtaattgtatatataaaaagatggattataattgaaaatttataaaatatttacatcgaTGATTAATACTTGTTCCAAACTCTattttaaaagttaataatgttattccAAACAAATGATATTCTCTTATATActaagttataaaatatttcaaaaatacttGAACATagaattgtatattttaaaaattaagatcAGATACTATAggagaaaagtataaaaaattgtaattaaaaatctgCAGATTTGttgtattcatttttttttttttttttttttttttttttttttttattagaggttaaataatgaaatagtaAATGAGTTAaatagttatttaaataatttaataataagaattcttTCATTAACAATCtgcgtatataaataatgattatctGCAAATAAATTGCAGTGAAAGAAGTTAATCTATTGTGAAAATTTTACACTTGAAAGTAATGAAAACGTATAAGTGTCTACGTTCATTATTGCAGTTATGCAACTATActtcgtaaataaaattatgctTGTCGTACAACGTTCGTGTATTGATTCAATGAgtttaacgagaaaataacaataaaaagataaattaatttgtacCAACGCATGTGAAAACGTGTGAATAAAAtcgggaggaaaagaaaagaaaagaacgcaATAACGACGACGTAATATCTTTGTATATTTCGACGTTGCTCGTGCGCATCGATCTTGCGCATATATAACGAGCTCGACCAAATTCGTACTTACTCGGCTCGAGTCGGCCAAGTCAGAGATGCACGAGTCTTTTGGAGTGGGATGGTTAGTGTTTCGTGACTTACTTCATTTCCAGCCGAGTGTTCGTTCTTTCAACTCTGTTGAAGGACAACGGCATCGTTCGTCATACCTTTAACATCTCCGTCTCTCGAAAAATTCACTCTCATGCGTTCAGTGTATCCAAACGCAGTACATCTCGAAATGTACAACGAAGTGTTAATGTAGTATTTATTGCAAGTCGTGGAACGACGGAGACGCCATTCACGTGCTGGACGTCGCGAAACCGATATCGGACGTAGGAAGTGCTACAACAGCTCGCGTGGCTCGAGATACTTGCAAGGAGAATAATtcgaataagaatttttttttcctttcgatatGGAACAGAAGAGGCTGTACAAGGTGGTGCTCACAGGAGGTAAATAGCTTTATGTTATAGTCCTAtcgtcctttcttttatcaacCATTTGTCTCTTTACCGATCTTAACTTGGATTTTTCCACATCTCCGTTAAATGTTTTCAACAAAACGAAAGAGTTCTaagatcttttctttaaaagtcatcgttattaaatagatagatcTCCAGTGAAAATCTTAAAGCGCataacattctctctttctgtctatctttctctcattctctctctctctttctctttctctctctctctctcgttctcgagGGACCACGTGCTCGTCTTTTCACCTACGACCGAAGTTATACCGCTCTTGCAtaatacttctcttttttcttctagttATATTCTTTTCACGTGAAAACTATTgtcattacaatttttatttgtattttttctttttcttttcactttttttttttatttttttcttcttttttttttttttttcaaattttttttcccccttcccaAAATACGATTACAAATAATCAAACGGgcttatcttcctttttccgcCATCCTCTCGTACGTGAACGCATTTTTAATTGGTCCGTTTTTAGCACGCAGCGTTGAATACACAACGAATAAACTTTGTCGTCgatgtattttctctttctttctttctttctttcttttctttttttttctttttatatttttttattttccttttaccgTTGTTCGATGCAACATTTATCGTACGTTATTCATTGTGTCAGACTAGGTTCCTCTTtctatagagaaagagaggagggaatatcgatcgaatttgtAGCGAACGATACAGGTAGAAAGATGACAGCAACAACGATGCCGCGTAATACGACAATGGTACTTCCATCATAAAATCCCGCGtgcttttaaattattcgaaagtcTTTTTCAACAGAAGAATAAACaaggatgagagaaaaaaggacgtttgaaagagaagaggagagagaaagaaagaaagaaagaaagaaagaaagaaagaaagaaatattttttcgtcgaCAACATACTCGTAAAAAAGTCGATCCAAGAAAGATGAAAGGGATAATCTGTCAGTAGTTATATGAAAAaccatcttttctctttcacttttaatCCTTTACTTgtaacatttcattttatttgaggaaaataatttgtttgtttattcttaCTTTCACGTCAAACTGCACACATttcagaataaaataaaattagaaaaaagaaaacccatGACAATATctatatcaaagaaatatattaattctaatagATATCTCCaaaatcgtatattttttaaagatatttttggaAGACTTATGAGGTACTATGAGggttaataatcatttttttcggGTCACTTCGATGCctattaatagattttttactttttggaATAAAGTTTAGCAacgcaaaaaagagaaaaatcggcTTAACAGGAAGACAAGCGgatttcataatttaataaactaTACTCTATAGCATGTACAAGGACGCGTGACGTGTATCttcaattacgataatactcACGCATGACATTGTAATTAGATAAGAtttcgaaatagaaaatttcattaggAATCTTTAAAATGGCTTTAAATTGCGAATGTGATATCTAAACTTTGAttggaaattaaaaagaaagaaatttgtattaaacgTTTGTTGTATTTCGCACGTATTtaaatgtgtaaatatatttgtgatCATATCGATGGAACACGAAACAATCATGAAACTAGTTTATTTTAGCGAATAATCGATTATGCAGAGGTAGATACCGTGACTTACCGTGACTAACATTAAATGACATGATCGTCTTATCCCTCACGCAAATCactttgattatttaattccttcgaattttttttttttttttttttttttttttttttttttattatgctcACGAGATAGTACGATATCATGATGTAGttgcataaaatataatttaccaTCAAACATTTAAAAGACATAAATgggtaataaattttttgacaGGATCATGACTTTGTCcaggtttatatatatttatagctAACTTTAAAAGTTACGCGAAGGATGTATCCAGGGATTCAGAACATCGTCGTCATtccttttaaaagaattaCTCTATGTACGTcaagtttaaaaaagaaagaaaaaaaaaaaaaaaagaaaaataaatgcgaCGAACAATTTCAAATCATGTTAACAATAGATTAAGTTCACGTgcatagtagtaataatactaGTTTACGACAATTCAAACCAGTTACGAATGAATAAAAGTTTAGATTGTAATTCGACGAGAAGAACCACTTCTCACGAACTTGCGTCACCTTTCAATAACATTAAGATTTCAACTCAATGAACATTATGCATTTGTCCTTAGACTATTATATTGTTGAAGTGTAAATGCATATGACCTTTGAGAAAATATCATaccattgataatattatcatttttaaataacaaataatcatACTTAAAACAACGTTTTgcgtttaatatttcataagcgtttccttttttctgtatatgtaaatataaacatagCACGAAGAACGATAATTATTGTCTTAAGCTATTGTGTTACATATCGATCTATTGTAGCTTGCGAATAGTAACAATGacaacggagagagagagagagagaaagagagagagagagagagagagagagagagagaaaggatcaTATTTATAGAGCAGGCTCGTAAAATAcaatggaaaatttttcatttcatcaaGTGTTAGGTACATTATTATACAACGAAGGTAACAGAATAGAAAAGATGCCCTTCTggaatttttaaacaaacgaTGACCAATGCTCGGGGACACTAGTGGTTAATAGTTTGTTGGATTTCAAGCGATTCTAAAAGCGCATTGCAAACATATTATCATAATGCATATAACGTTGTGTgctttatatctattattcatcattttccattaaattttttatatattgaatcgatcgacaaaaatataatcaaatatttgaaCGTGTCGTTGTAACACGTAAAGAAGTTTTCTATCAATATCGCTTATAATGAATATGCTCGCATTTAATTGCATTTGGCCACGATGTGTTCTTCGTCTTACGTCGTTTCTATTTATGCCAAGCGAGTTCAATAGCTACATGGTGAAAATCAAGGTTCTTCGTCATTGCTTTTATAACGCGATTCGATGATTTCATTTTCGATTGAAAGTATCGTTCGTTATACTAAtcgattaacatttttatttttacaggaCCGTGCGGCGGAAAGACGACAGGACAGACACGGCTTTGTACGTTCTTCGAAAATATGGGATGGAAGGTAGGCactcaatatatatttctttttagtttgGGTTTTgaaggagataaaaaagaaaagaaaagaaaacgaaaaagacagAACCATATGTACGTCGCCGTGGTAATCGGATGACATCCATAATGAAGTTCTTCCTCGTAATGATCTCTCTGTTTCGTGCATCGACTCAATCCTAATTACTCAAATTGTAATTTTACCCCTGAAAAACAcgattcgataaaaagaaaggaaagattgaATGGTACGAACGAAGACGAAAGTAACTTACGATGTTTaattaacaagaaaaatttcaatagcaATCCAatcactaataataataataataacaacaacaacaatgataataataataataataataataataataataataataatagtaataataaagaagcgCGTCGAAAATGATAGACTCGTCTCGTCGTGATCTCATCTTATCCGAGacaagagataagaaaaaataaaaaaagggagcGTTCTGATATTTCGCTTTGCTCGTACCAATCctatatataatgcatatacACTTTGGACGTTCTTCTTTGAAGCTGCTAGAGACTTGAGCCAGACAACGAGGGGagctttttttccctctttacaattttcttGGCCTTGACGCGTCGTTCTTGGCCATTTATCGCTACGGGGTTTCTCGTTCAGGTTGATTTTAAACGATCAGCGAATAAAACCAGGGCATATTCTTTCCAAACAATATGTCCTTTCTCTCGAAGCTTGTTTccgattttctattttatttaaaaaataaatatatataaaaaaagagaatagatagatgagagagaaagagagggggagggagaagaaaaaaaccgatctttatttcctttctacgtcatcttttatattgattaaaaaaggGGAAGAATTTGGCTGGTGGAGTGGGAGTGTAGAGGGAggggaaagacagagacaaagaaaaaaaaagaaaatgaaaggagtAAATGGTTTTGGGGTTTGAGTTACCCTTCGTTGTGGATTCGATAGAGCGGTGGTTGTCTTCTTTTTCAGGTGTTCCGTGTTCCCGAGACAGCGACTGTGCTGCTCAGGTATGCAATTACACGATACCAAATTTACAAACggaatcgagagaaagagaaaatcgtgtatatattgagaagatgacgatgacgataagtGGAGGATGACCAAATTCTGAGGATacttcctttatatatatatatatatgtatatatatatatatatatatatatatatatatatgtgtataatatatataatatatatagaaaaaaagcaacaaaaagGGAATTCGGCACATTAGCGAAAAGATTCGTTGCAGTTATgacaatgtaattttttaaaacaaaatatatagttatgtatgtatctaaatTTTGATGATTAATTTCCTCATAAGAATCCTCGATTTTTCGTCTCGTACAAAtgaaattagaatattttcatataatcacGTCGCGATTTATACAATCTCGTTTAAATACGTTTAGATTTTTCAAGAGACCGACAACACTCGTCtcgaatttttattggattattgatatatttcaatgaaaattcgtgacgtataaatttttattggaagatcgatttatcgaatatctaaatttcaatttcgtcGAAAGTCGAGACGCTGTTTGTGTAAAACGagttaaagagaagaaaaaaagaaatgcgtgGTAGAACGTTCCAccgatatatagatataatattattaataataacaataataataataataataataataataataataataataataataatatgtagtAATAGCAACATAATATCATGAAATGACGTCGTCTCGAATTTCGCTGATAATGTAGACGAACGAATTGTGATTCGTTTTATGCCGAATTccaaaatactttttttctctttttttttttttccttttaaccaCATGCACACAATATATTCACATTCATAGATGTATTTTACAAGAGGTCTCATCTTCCCTCTGCTCTTTTCCATTTCAGTGGCGGCGTCAAGTTTTCAGACCTGAACGCTGAAGAAGGTGAGTTCTgcttgtatttctttttgtcttctcggaaaaaaaaataaaaagatgctttatatatacttatcgtTGTACGAatagcgatatatatatatatatatatatatatatatatatatatatatatatatatgcatcgtTTTTAATCGACGCTTAATTAGTCCCCACTGAAGCGAGGCGTCATTTTTGAATCAGCAAATCACGATCcgatacgatatttattatagacaTTATTTTAATCCGTGGAAAAGATCTAATTAAAATgtcaatgattattatcacgGACAGCAGAGTCGGTAGGACATTGTACTCTATATTGTCTATGTTGATCCAAGAATTACAGTCTACCCTCTCGTcgatgctgatgctgatgctgatgctgataCTGCAAAACGTGTACAGATCGCGGAGTCGAAACACGAGATAGTAAAAGCTCTATCTTGTTATCGATCGACGACTTTACGCACGACTACCTCTCGTGATTTCCATTTCTCCTATATCCTATCGTCCTTCGTTCACTaaattattaccttttttgcATTTCTAGCCTTCAATAGTCAACAGATTTTTATTCGAGGATTTCTTCCGTTTCTtggacgatttttttttcttttttcctttctttttctttttttttttttttatccttgaaTTAAGTCGAACAATTCACAAGGAtcacgataaaaatttattgaaatcacGAGCAACGATCATCTTTCATTTAGAGATACTTCTTTAGCA
Above is a genomic segment from Vespa velutina chromosome 13, iVesVel2.1, whole genome shotgun sequence containing:
- the LOC124953916 gene encoding RWD domain-containing protein 4, giving the protein MSDVELQEEEREVLLSIYEGDPAFNQLTPTTFQYKYGEDNDMKSFLLEISWSATYPSERPNINMNTFYNKHIVQEVKDELVKQLEAEADQWLGSAMTYTLFQYVQEHLTELLSMQPDSIAEINSQTSKLKISNENQQAEEAVKRPKKEQLSKAQKRRQWNKADGKGERPRGWDWVDIVKHLSQTGPKQEQES
- the LOC124953908 gene encoding kelch domain-containing protein 10 homolog — its product is MYVFKPFVIVRHRSRCLERPKARSGHRIVCDHKNLYSYGGFNPCIADYDRDMRNDRIWLSSKPLFKEIWKFNLATNQWKRLPGRENLPDELASNAVILKGNALIVYGGTGVPFGDSCNNQLYVCNVDDGKTTIVPAKGDMPKPQYGQALLFHEPYLYTIGGTTGREYTCDIHRFNFKTGLWEKVYICTGKDLSEPMGRYRHELGFDGKNIYVIGGGTDSEAFSLAEIPTFNLEKRKWTILNTQGDSEDNTIPAPRRCHGIVQYMDEKTGVTYVVISGGTNGTFVFSDVWRLDLSEMQWTCLRKCKLPRPLFFHSAALTPQGRMYTFGGVSMHRDKAARTDAIYAVWLTIPKLSEICWLALNYYISDLRKRSPDKLLHIGIPLKFVRRLDPCI